Proteins found in one Seonamhaeicola sp. S2-3 genomic segment:
- a CDS encoding lipocalin family protein yields the protein MKTHQILTSILLALAFLAPVQQAEAQFLKKLGKKAKEAASRGVENTVERKTEQKAEEKTDQVIESVFGIPKKVSNKDESASEANNLEGTWYYKKLEGIPGYENLNDCGMKSNIIYTGNTYRTQFYDNDCNLLTNSGGSYKLDGNIMTVKAEAQDEVSTTKITTTQTILEHTENKLIIRDDMTGAVVTLVRKDQ from the coding sequence ATGAAAACACATCAAATTTTAACAAGCATTTTACTAGCACTCGCCTTTTTAGCGCCCGTACAACAGGCCGAAGCTCAATTTCTTAAAAAACTAGGTAAAAAGGCCAAGGAAGCCGCCAGCCGTGGCGTGGAAAACACTGTAGAACGCAAGACCGAGCAAAAGGCCGAAGAAAAAACAGACCAAGTTATAGAAAGCGTGTTCGGCATACCAAAAAAAGTGAGCAATAAAGACGAATCCGCATCAGAAGCCAACAACCTTGAAGGCACTTGGTATTATAAAAAATTGGAAGGCATACCCGGTTACGAAAATCTGAACGATTGTGGCATGAAGTCTAACATTATCTATACCGGCAATACTTACCGCACCCAATTTTATGACAACGACTGTAACTTACTTACCAACAGTGGCGGCAGTTACAAACTGGATGGCAACATAATGACCGTAAAAGCAGAAGCTCAAGACGAGGTAAGCACTACCAAAATAACCACCACCCAAACCATTTTAGAACATACCGAAAACAAACTCATTATTCGTGATGATATGACAGGCGCGGTTGTAACCTTGGTACGTAAGGACCAATAA